Proteins from one Candidatus Woesearchaeota archaeon genomic window:
- the purB gene encoding adenylosuccinate lyase → MKSEDLTFHSLKAISPIDGRHRVLTAKLSEWFSEYAYHKYRIYLEVEYLIALSENKEFESVRELTATEKDFLRKIVEEFSLEDAQIIQNIDMFGYNGLGPTNHDFKACEYFLKMQMEKSSLKDLLEMVHFGLTTEDANNVAYSCKIRGALKNHYVPAMVELLNMLEELCTAEKNTPMLSKTHGQPATPTTFGKEMANYLERLRKELEFLIGMKLPAKVNGAVGNHAAQQFSAPEVNWLEFTQKFISDLGFEPNLFTTQIEHHDGYTRLFSCLISINNILRDLATNLWLYTSDGYIIQKKIAHEVGSSTMPHKINPWRVEVAEGQTVEANYKLMGFIQKLQVSRYQRDLSDHEAERAIGVGITHSYLAVVHIVQELGRFTVNKQKMLDNLTSMGSVLTEAIQTLLRKEGYEKPYELMKDFSRGKHFTVAELHQFIDAMQIMDATKTKLKSLRPEEYVGLSSRLTELAIRKWQKFKDDNELTKPQIEGVVINCTIMNSSLVEEIKYVVPELMKKGMGVFGICSDTELESTFEKVLVNPADEISRNMIYVGVYDQTFKQLQQKGVTCVNLEQLSTYKAEYNIYRLKEIIDLIKLF, encoded by the coding sequence TTGAAATCCGAAGATTTAACATTTCATTCATTAAAAGCAATTAGTCCAATTGATGGACGCCACAGAGTATTAACTGCAAAACTTTCAGAATGGTTTTCAGAATATGCCTACCACAAATACAGAATCTATTTGGAAGTTGAATACTTAATTGCACTTTCTGAAAATAAAGAATTTGAATCAGTACGAGAATTAACTGCAACAGAAAAAGATTTTTTAAGAAAAATAGTTGAAGAATTTTCGCTCGAAGATGCACAAATCATACAAAATATTGATATGTTCGGATACAATGGACTTGGACCAACCAATCACGATTTTAAAGCATGCGAATATTTTCTAAAAATGCAAATGGAAAAATCAAGTTTGAAAGACTTACTTGAAATGGTACATTTTGGACTTACTACTGAAGATGCAAACAATGTAGCATACAGTTGTAAAATAAGAGGTGCTCTCAAAAATCATTATGTTCCTGCAATGGTAGAACTACTAAACATGTTAGAAGAATTATGCACTGCTGAAAAAAATACCCCCATGCTTTCAAAAACTCACGGCCAACCTGCAACTCCAACAACATTTGGAAAAGAAATGGCAAACTATTTAGAAAGACTAAGAAAAGAATTAGAATTTTTAATTGGAATGAAATTACCTGCAAAAGTAAATGGCGCAGTTGGAAATCATGCAGCACAACAATTTAGCGCACCAGAAGTAAACTGGCTTGAATTCACACAAAAATTTATTTCAGACCTAGGTTTTGAACCAAACTTATTCACAACACAAATTGAACACCACGACGGATACACCCGATTATTTAGTTGTTTGATAAGTATCAACAACATACTAAGAGACTTAGCAACCAATCTTTGGCTATACACATCTGACGGATACATTATTCAGAAAAAAATAGCACATGAAGTTGGTTCGTCAACAATGCCTCACAAAATAAATCCTTGGAGAGTAGAAGTTGCTGAAGGACAAACCGTAGAAGCTAACTATAAACTAATGGGATTCATACAAAAACTACAAGTTTCAAGATATCAAAGAGATTTATCAGATCATGAAGCAGAAAGAGCAATAGGAGTTGGAATCACACACTCATACTTAGCAGTAGTTCACATTGTTCAAGAGCTTGGAAGATTCACCGTTAATAAACAAAAAATGCTCGACAACTTAACTTCAATGGGAAGTGTGTTAACAGAAGCCATACAAACCCTACTTAGAAAAGAAGGATACGAAAAACCATATGAACTTATGAAAGATTTTTCTCGAGGAAAACATTTCACCGTAGCTGAATTACACCAATTTATTGATGCGATGCAAATAATGGATGCAACAAAAACTAAATTAAAAAGTTTACGTCCTGAAGAATATGTTGGACTTAGTTCAAGACTAACAGAACTTGCAATAAGAAAATGGCAAAAATTCAAAGACGATAATGAATTAACCAAACCACAAATTGAAGGAGTTGTAATTAATTGCACCATCATGAATTCCAGTTTAGTTGAAGAAATAAAATACGTTGTTCCCGAACTTATGAAAAAAGGAATGGGAGTTTTTGGAATATGTTCAGATACCGAACTTGAATCAACATTCGAAAAAGTGTTAGTAAATCCTGCTGACGAAATTAGCAGAAACATGATTTATGTAGGAGTTTACGATCAGACATTCAAACAGTTGCAACAAAAAGGAGTTACTTGCGTTAACTTAGAACAATTAAGTACATACAAAGCAGAATACAACATATATAGATTAAAAGAAATAATTGATTTGATTAAATTATTTTAA